A stretch of Clostridium formicaceticum DNA encodes these proteins:
- a CDS encoding response regulator transcription factor, giving the protein MHNILVVDDEKEITDAIEIYLKNQNYRVFKAYDGEEALAIFGREEIHLVLIDIMMPKLDGTSATIKIREKSTVPIIILSAKSEDVDKIWGLNVGADDYVTKPFNPMELLARVNSNLRRYTSYSNNKDTRENTIKIGGVELRDDSKEVLVDGEVVKITPLEYKILHLLMSHPNKVFSIEEIYEKVWKEPAYNPDTVTVHIRRIREKIEINPKEPKYLKVVWGIGYKFEQ; this is encoded by the coding sequence ATGCATAATATACTTGTCGTCGACGATGAAAAAGAAATAACAGATGCTATAGAAATTTATTTAAAAAATCAAAACTACCGTGTTTTTAAGGCTTATGATGGTGAAGAAGCCCTAGCAATCTTCGGAAGGGAAGAGATCCATTTAGTATTAATCGATATTATGATGCCTAAACTAGATGGTACAAGCGCTACCATTAAAATAAGGGAAAAAAGCACAGTTCCTATCATTATACTTTCTGCAAAATCAGAGGATGTAGATAAAATATGGGGGCTTAATGTAGGAGCAGACGACTATGTCACCAAGCCCTTTAATCCTATGGAACTATTGGCAAGGGTAAACTCTAATCTTAGAAGGTATACCAGCTATTCCAATAATAAAGATACAAGAGAAAACACCATAAAAATAGGTGGCGTTGAGCTAAGGGATGACAGTAAAGAAGTACTGGTGGATGGAGAAGTAGTAAAAATTACACCCTTAGAGTACAAGATTCTTCACCTGCTGATGAGCCATCCTAATAAAGTGTTTTCTATAGAGGAAATCTATGAAAAAGTATGGAAAGAGCCGGCATATAATCCAGATACAGTGACGGTTCATATAAGAAGAATCCGCGAAAAAATTGAGATCAATCCAAAGGAACCAAAATATTTAAAGGTGGTGTGGGGCATTGGATATAAATTTGAACAATAA
- a CDS encoding MATE family efflux transporter: MKKRLNTKNNNKKKQVVEKTTNLEKENEKTSNTNSTREAFLTHPLGSLITKNALPAVASMLFMALYQVVDGILVGRRLGPEALASINVLFPILAVFIGLAVMIGIGGNARIAVLLGAGKTDKARRILGLIVTLGTILGVCGSAVVVLAFPKILYFIGTSGELGNYAGQYLKALYPFFTPMILLFILEQSVRNDGRPNMATMVMAAMAILNIVLDYIFLFPLDLGIRGAALATGLSQSIGATVFLIYFLFKTFGGHTGLSLGAPGGGFSAIGTIVTNGSSELFNNIAAGLTTFLFNRIILSHLGALGVAAFALVQYLLMFGMMILIGMSNGTQPILSYNHGAGLFYRVQGTLSRLLASSFIIGIIFFILLQWQTQTLVTLFIPEHPDALDLTVSVADTISWSMLFMPVGIVGSVFFTAMEKAIHSLVIAILRGLVFILIGLAVFPLLWGTAGIWITPVFSEAATALVTTFLIYQWMRSEHLKSSN, encoded by the coding sequence ATGAAAAAAAGATTGAACACTAAAAATAACAATAAGAAAAAACAAGTAGTTGAAAAAACTACAAATCTAGAAAAGGAAAATGAGAAAACTTCCAATACCAATTCCACCAGAGAAGCTTTTCTTACACATCCATTAGGCAGTCTTATCACGAAAAATGCTCTTCCTGCTGTAGCCTCTATGTTATTCATGGCACTTTATCAAGTAGTAGACGGAATTTTAGTAGGCAGACGTTTAGGACCTGAAGCACTGGCATCTATCAATGTACTTTTCCCTATTCTAGCCGTATTTATTGGTCTAGCTGTTATGATAGGAATAGGTGGAAATGCTCGAATTGCTGTTCTCTTAGGGGCAGGAAAAACAGATAAGGCGCGACGTATTTTAGGCCTGATTGTCACTCTTGGTACGATACTAGGGGTTTGTGGAAGTGCTGTGGTTGTTTTGGCTTTTCCCAAAATACTATACTTCATAGGAACTTCTGGAGAACTAGGAAATTATGCAGGACAGTATTTAAAGGCTTTATATCCTTTTTTTACACCCATGATACTGCTATTTATCCTTGAACAATCTGTACGAAATGATGGTCGGCCTAATATGGCTACCATGGTTATGGCAGCTATGGCAATACTAAATATTGTATTGGATTATATTTTTCTTTTCCCCCTTGACTTAGGTATTAGGGGTGCAGCTTTAGCAACAGGGCTTTCTCAAAGCATTGGTGCAACGGTCTTTTTGATATATTTTCTTTTTAAAACTTTTGGTGGCCATACTGGTTTAAGCTTGGGGGCTCCTGGAGGAGGATTTTCAGCTATAGGTACGATTGTAACCAATGGTTCCTCAGAACTATTTAATAATATTGCCGCAGGATTAACAACCTTTTTATTTAATCGAATCATACTCAGTCATTTAGGGGCTTTAGGGGTAGCGGCTTTTGCTCTAGTCCAATATCTACTTATGTTTGGGATGATGATTTTGATAGGAATGAGTAATGGCACCCAACCAATTTTAAGCTACAACCATGGGGCAGGTCTTTTTTACCGCGTTCAAGGTACCCTGAGCCGATTATTAGCTTCTTCTTTTATCATCGGTATTATCTTTTTTATTCTTCTTCAGTGGCAAACACAAACATTGGTAACTCTTTTTATTCCTGAACATCCTGATGCATTAGACCTGACTGTTAGCGTAGCAGATACCATCAGCTGGTCTATGCTCTTTATGCCTGTAGGGATAGTAGGATCTGTCTTTTTTACTGCCATGGAAAAAGCTATTCATTCTTTGGTGATAGCAATTTTACGAGGTCTTGTATTTATCTTAATAGGTTTAGCAGTTTTTCCTTTACTATGGGGGACAGCGGGAATATGGATTACCCCTGTATTTTCTGAAGCTGCAACAGCACTGGTAACAACTTTTTTAATCTACCAATGGATGAGAAGTGAACACTTAAAGAGCAGCAACTAA
- a CDS encoding toprim domain-containing protein produces the protein MTTKKQHNYDNDSLSTLQEKDKVRLRPGVIFGSDGIEGCCHTLVEIVANARDEAQEGFGDLIEVFRYKDKSIEVRDQGRGIPLEYNTKEEKYNWEIVFTILYGGGKYNNNTGSNYQYSIGLNGLGTAATQFASEYMDVEVYRDGHRYQLHFEKGEVVGALIKEKYNYQHTGTTIKWKPDLEVFNDIDIPLKFFQEVLKRQAIVNKGITFKLYDEATEETFVYYYENGIIDYVKEVNEEKGFTEPQYFEFETKGRDREDKEEYKLKIEVAFVFNNERTMLEYYHNSSFLEYGGAPDKAVDSGFSSQIHSFIKDKNKYTKNEKRVTFTDIKDSLILVTNTYSTITSYENQTKKAITNKFIQEAITTFLKEKLEIYFIENQMDLEKIIDQILINKRSREKAELTRIDVRKKLSKGVDNFSNKVKKFVDCRSKDIAKRELFIVEGDSALGSTKMGRDAEFQAIIPVRGKILNCLKSDYDKIFKNDIIVDLLKVLGCGVEIKNKHSDLSFFDIEKLNWSKVIICTDADVDGFQIRTLILTMLYVLTPTLIEKGYVYIAESPLYEITDSKGNPFFVYSEGEKNTLLKKLKSNYKIQRSKGLGENEPEMMWQTTMNPETRRLIQVTPTEAQATKEAFELFLGDNLLGRKEFISKYGSKYIDQCDVI, from the coding sequence ATGACTACAAAAAAACAACATAATTATGATAATGATAGTCTTTCAACCTTACAGGAAAAAGATAAGGTTCGACTTAGGCCAGGGGTAATCTTTGGTAGTGATGGTATAGAAGGATGCTGCCATACCCTTGTAGAAATTGTAGCAAATGCCAGGGATGAAGCCCAAGAAGGTTTTGGGGATCTGATAGAAGTATTCCGCTATAAGGATAAATCTATAGAGGTAAGGGATCAGGGAAGAGGAATCCCTTTAGAGTATAATACGAAAGAGGAAAAGTATAACTGGGAGATTGTATTTACCATCCTTTATGGCGGTGGAAAATATAATAATAACACTGGAAGCAACTACCAATATAGTATTGGGCTAAATGGCCTTGGTACTGCAGCCACCCAGTTTGCCTCTGAATACATGGATGTAGAAGTCTATCGAGATGGCCATAGATACCAGCTGCATTTTGAAAAGGGAGAGGTTGTTGGTGCGTTAATAAAGGAAAAGTATAATTATCAACACACAGGCACAACCATCAAATGGAAGCCTGACCTAGAGGTATTTAATGATATCGACATCCCTCTAAAATTTTTTCAAGAAGTTCTTAAAAGACAGGCTATCGTAAACAAAGGAATTACGTTTAAACTCTATGATGAAGCAACAGAGGAAACTTTTGTTTATTACTATGAAAATGGCATTATCGATTATGTAAAAGAGGTTAATGAAGAAAAGGGGTTTACTGAACCTCAATATTTTGAATTTGAAACAAAAGGAAGAGATAGGGAAGATAAAGAAGAATATAAACTTAAAATCGAAGTAGCCTTTGTCTTTAATAATGAGCGTACCATGCTTGAATATTATCATAATTCTTCCTTTTTAGAGTATGGTGGAGCGCCAGATAAGGCTGTAGACAGTGGATTTTCTTCTCAAATCCATAGCTTTATAAAAGATAAGAATAAGTACACTAAGAATGAAAAAAGAGTCACCTTTACGGATATTAAAGATAGTTTAATCTTAGTTACCAATACATATTCCACGATCACAAGTTATGAAAATCAGACAAAAAAGGCCATCACCAATAAATTTATTCAAGAAGCTATAACGACTTTTTTAAAGGAAAAACTAGAAATTTATTTTATAGAAAATCAAATGGATTTAGAGAAAATCATTGATCAGATATTAATTAATAAACGAAGTAGAGAAAAGGCAGAGCTGACCAGGATAGATGTTAGAAAAAAATTAAGTAAAGGTGTGGATAATTTCTCTAATAAAGTTAAAAAGTTTGTGGATTGCAGAAGCAAAGATATCGCTAAAAGAGAATTGTTTATCGTAGAAGGAGATTCTGCATTAGGTTCAACAAAAATGGGTAGAGACGCAGAATTTCAAGCGATTATTCCTGTGCGAGGGAAAATCTTAAACTGCTTAAAATCCGATTATGACAAGATATTTAAAAATGACATTATCGTTGACCTCCTCAAGGTATTAGGCTGCGGTGTGGAGATTAAAAACAAACACAGTGACTTGAGCTTTTTTGATATTGAAAAACTCAATTGGAGTAAAGTTATCATTTGTACAGATGCCGATGTAGACGGGTTTCAAATTAGGACTTTAATTCTCACCATGCTATATGTTCTTACCCCTACCTTGATCGAAAAGGGTTATGTCTATATAGCAGAATCACCCTTGTATGAAATTACCGATAGCAAAGGAAATCCATTTTTTGTCTATTCAGAGGGAGAAAAAAATACCCTCTTAAAAAAGCTAAAAAGTAATTATAAAATTCAAAGATCAAAGGGGTTAGGAGAAAATGAACCTGAGATGATGTGGCAAACTACCATGAATCCGGAAACAAGAAGATTGATTCAGGTTACCCCGACAGAAGCACAGGCCACCAAAGAAGCCTTCGAATTGTTCCTGGGAGATAATCTGCTGGGAAGAAAAGAGTTTATTTCAAAATATGGTTCTAAGTATATTGATCAATGTGATGTAATTTAA
- a CDS encoding DNA gyrase/topoisomerase IV subunit A, which yields MQSKLSHLNVIETLEKNYMPYSMSVIVSRALPEIDGLKPSHRKLLYTMFKMGLLKGSKTKSANIVGQTMKLNPHGDGAIYETMVRLTRGNEALLHPLIDSKGNFGKNYSREMAYAAPRYTEAKLEEVCEEFFKDIHKDTVDFVPNYDNTIEEPKLLPTTFPNILVNPNLGIAVGMASAICSFNLQEVCEATIAFLKNEEVDITQYLKAPDFSSGGQFIFNESELKAIYDTGKGSFHLRGRYRYDKQNNCIEIYEIPYTTTIEAIIEKIIELVKSGRIKEINDIRDETDKEGLKITLDLKRNTDADHLMNRLYKMTTLQDTFSCNFNILIHGNPMLLGVKQILKEWTIFRVDCIKRQLTFDIHQKQQRLHLLNGLEKILLDIDRAVKIVKDTKKDKEVIPNLMKGFEVDKIQAEFIADIKLRNFNQEYILNKTKDIKNLEKEIKSLDITLKNEGKINKVIIKELEEIAKKYGKPRKTEIIEEKYIEVVKEELLIEDYNIKLFLTSENYLKKISLASLRSSSNGHKLKDDDFIIQEIDGSNKSDLLMFSNKHVVYKIRCYELEDKKTSSLGDYLKNLLSLADDEKIIYMTATEDYKGHMLFFYKNGKAAKISLESYQTKTNRKQLANAYANEAELVHIEYIKEDKELVAVSSIKKVLVFHTNQISVKTTRNSVGVQVLKSKNSSTLSKVKALENTAFEDIDYYRGNIPAIGTFLRKEDHLEKEEKNLSFI from the coding sequence ATGCAGTCTAAATTAAGCCACTTAAATGTAATAGAAACCTTAGAGAAAAACTATATGCCTTATTCCATGAGTGTTATTGTCTCAAGAGCATTGCCTGAAATTGATGGATTAAAACCATCTCATCGCAAACTGCTCTACACCATGTTTAAAATGGGGCTGCTCAAGGGATCTAAAACAAAATCAGCAAACATCGTTGGACAAACCATGAAGCTCAATCCCCATGGAGATGGCGCCATCTACGAAACCATGGTACGTCTAACGAGAGGAAACGAAGCGCTATTACATCCTCTTATTGATAGCAAAGGTAACTTTGGGAAAAACTATTCTAGAGAAATGGCGTATGCAGCACCACGATATACCGAAGCTAAACTAGAAGAAGTTTGTGAAGAATTTTTTAAGGATATTCATAAGGATACGGTAGACTTTGTACCCAACTATGACAATACAATAGAAGAACCTAAGTTACTACCTACTACCTTTCCAAATATTCTTGTAAATCCTAACTTAGGAATTGCTGTAGGTATGGCAAGTGCCATATGCAGTTTTAATTTGCAAGAAGTATGTGAAGCAACGATTGCATTCCTAAAGAATGAAGAAGTAGATATTACCCAATATTTAAAAGCCCCTGATTTCTCATCAGGAGGACAGTTTATCTTTAACGAATCAGAGCTTAAGGCCATCTATGATACCGGCAAGGGTAGTTTTCATTTGAGGGGAAGATATCGGTATGATAAGCAAAATAACTGTATAGAAATCTACGAAATCCCTTACACCACCACCATAGAGGCGATTATAGAAAAAATTATTGAGCTGGTTAAATCAGGAAGAATTAAAGAAATCAATGATATAAGAGATGAAACTGATAAAGAAGGTTTAAAAATCACCCTAGACCTAAAAAGAAATACCGATGCCGATCATTTGATGAACCGATTGTACAAAATGACAACATTACAAGATACATTTAGCTGTAACTTTAATATCTTGATTCATGGTAATCCTATGCTTTTAGGCGTAAAACAAATCCTGAAGGAATGGACAATCTTTAGAGTGGATTGTATAAAAAGACAACTAACCTTTGATATTCATCAAAAGCAACAAAGGCTACATCTGCTAAATGGCCTGGAGAAAATTCTCTTAGATATAGATCGGGCAGTAAAAATCGTTAAGGACACAAAAAAAGATAAGGAAGTTATACCAAATTTAATGAAGGGCTTTGAAGTAGACAAGATCCAAGCTGAATTTATTGCAGATATCAAGTTAAGAAACTTCAACCAAGAGTACATTCTAAATAAAACCAAAGATATTAAAAACTTAGAAAAGGAAATTAAAAGTCTTGATATCACCTTAAAAAATGAAGGCAAAATCAACAAAGTCATTATCAAAGAACTAGAAGAGATAGCAAAAAAATATGGAAAACCTAGAAAAACAGAAATCATTGAAGAAAAGTATATAGAAGTAGTTAAAGAGGAGCTTTTAATTGAGGACTATAATATAAAGTTGTTTTTAACCAGTGAAAACTATCTTAAAAAGATATCTTTAGCCTCCTTAAGAAGCAGTAGTAATGGCCATAAATTAAAAGATGATGATTTTATTATTCAAGAAATTGATGGCAGCAATAAATCAGATCTACTAATGTTCTCCAACAAACACGTAGTTTATAAAATAAGATGCTATGAACTAGAGGATAAAAAGACCAGCAGCCTAGGTGATTATTTAAAAAATCTACTGAGTTTAGCTGATGATGAAAAAATCATCTATATGACAGCCACCGAAGACTACAAAGGACATATGCTGTTTTTTTATAAAAATGGCAAGGCAGCTAAAATTTCGCTGGAAAGCTATCAAACCAAAACCAATAGAAAACAATTGGCAAATGCTTACGCTAATGAAGCTGAGTTGGTACATATTGAATATATTAAAGAAGATAAAGAGTTAGTCGCCGTAAGCAGTATCAAGAAAGTTTTGGTTTTTCATACCAATCAAATCAGTGTAAAAACCACCAGAAACTCCGTTGGGGTTCAAGTACTAAAGTCTAAAAATAGCAGTACCTTATCAAAAGTTAAGGCCTTAGAAAATACTGCCTTTGAAGATATCGACTATTATCGCGGCAATATACCTGCCATCGGTACCTTTCTCAGAAAAGAAGATCATTTAGAGAAAGAAGAAAAAAACTTAAGTTTTATATAG